Proteins from one Carcharodon carcharias isolate sCarCar2 chromosome 19, sCarCar2.pri, whole genome shotgun sequence genomic window:
- the LOC121291083 gene encoding sperm acrosome membrane-associated protein 4-like, with the protein MKLLFLATFLAYFIVPATGLKCFQCGLSTSICLSKATCDADEQCFSRNSTTLGITVFSSGCISTSKCGKEVTNTLAGVSYKMSTSCCNYDYCNGAAAVKLSLVVASIVALPWFTSFL; encoded by the exons ATGAAGCTCCTGTTTTTAGCTACATTCCTGGCTTATTTCATCGTTCCAG CTACTGGCCTGAAGTGTTTCCAATGCGGCTTAAGCACTTCCATCTGCTTGTCCAAAGCCACATGTGATGCCGATGAGCAGTGCTTCTCGAGGAACAGTACTACAC TGGGAATCACAGTCTTCTCGTCTGGATGCATATCCACTAGCAAGTGCGGGAAGGAGGTTACCAACACCCTCGCAGGAGTGAGCTACAAGATGTCCACCTCCTGCTGCAATTACGATTACTGCAATGGGGCTGCCGCTGTCAAGCTCTCGCTAGTGGTTGCTTCCATCGTGGCTCTACCCTGGTTCACCAGCTTCCTGTAG